Proteins encoded together in one Chitinivorax tropicus window:
- a CDS encoding integrase core domain-containing protein, with the protein SYDNALAETINGLYKAEMIHRRAPWKTKESVALATLEWVSWFNHHRLLEPIGYIPPAEAQANYYRQLADQAVILA; encoded by the coding sequence TAGCTACGACAACGCCTTGGCGGAAACAATAAATGGCTTGTACAAGGCCGAGATGATCCACCGACGAGCCCCCTGGAAAACCAAGGAGTCAGTGGCGCTGGCGACCTTGGAATGGGTGTCCTGGTTTAACCATCACAGGTTGCTCGAACCCATTGGTTATATCCCGCCTGCAGAAGCTCAGGCAAACTACTACAGGCAACTCGCCGATCAGGCTGTTATTCTGGCCTGA
- a CDS encoding GNAT family N-acetyltransferase → MNHIHIRNMVASDVDDIVTLSGELGYITTPTLVQQRMCQLLARDDTFAAVAIDRENRPIGFVHATAYHLFTSPVFSEIMALVVSERHRRQGIGQALVTAAETWAQSQGHTHLRLRSGIHRAEEAHVFYKQIGYDASRTSVLFRKEF, encoded by the coding sequence ATGAATCACATTCATATTCGTAACATGGTCGCCTCAGATGTTGACGACATCGTCACACTTTCTGGAGAGCTGGGCTATATCACGACACCAACACTCGTTCAGCAACGCATGTGTCAACTTCTAGCTCGCGATGATACTTTTGCAGCCGTCGCCATCGACCGGGAAAATCGTCCAATTGGTTTTGTGCACGCGACGGCTTATCACCTGTTCACCTCCCCGGTATTTTCGGAAATCATGGCCCTGGTCGTCAGCGAACGTCACCGGAGACAGGGTATCGGACAAGCGCTAGTCACCGCAGCGGAAACGTGGGCTCAGTCCCAGGGCCATACTCATCTGCGCCTGCGATCTGGCATCCATCGAGCCGAGGAAGCGCATGTGTTTTACAAGCAAATTGGTTATGACGCGAGTAGAACTTCCGTGTTATTTCGAAAAGAATTTTGA
- a CDS encoding ABC transporter ATP-binding protein translates to MSQLSLKQISHAYGTRHIIDGLSLHLDKGDIGCLLGPSGCGKTTVLRCIAGFESITGGGIILNGQTVATAGQLVPPQQRKIGMVFQDYALFPHLTVAGNVAFGLHGMGKAEQQQRVTEMLSVVGLANLAQSYPHQLSGGQQQRVALARALAPQPAILLLDEPFSNLDVELRKKLSEEIRTILKSQQMTAILVTHDQSEAFAMADQIGIMQHGRIEQWDTPYNLYHRPANRFVADFIGEGVFLPGQVIRHDLLEIELGEIRGTMPETCCLGCTADVLIRPDDILHDDASPVKAKVINKAFRGAEFLYTLELESGDQVLSLVPSHHNHAVGEWIGIRLEIDHVIAFQR, encoded by the coding sequence ATGTCGCAGCTTTCACTCAAACAGATTTCCCATGCCTATGGTACCCGCCACATCATCGACGGCCTGAGCCTGCACCTGGATAAGGGAGACATCGGCTGCCTGCTCGGCCCATCCGGCTGTGGCAAGACCACGGTATTACGCTGCATCGCAGGTTTCGAATCCATCACCGGTGGCGGCATCATCCTGAATGGTCAGACCGTAGCCACTGCCGGGCAGCTGGTGCCTCCACAACAGCGTAAAATCGGCATGGTGTTCCAAGACTATGCCCTGTTCCCACACCTGACTGTGGCGGGTAACGTCGCCTTTGGCCTGCACGGCATGGGCAAGGCAGAGCAGCAACAACGTGTCACAGAGATGCTGTCGGTAGTGGGGCTTGCCAACCTGGCCCAGTCCTACCCCCATCAACTGTCTGGCGGCCAGCAACAACGGGTGGCCCTGGCGCGCGCATTGGCCCCCCAGCCGGCCATCCTGTTGCTGGATGAACCCTTCTCCAACCTGGATGTCGAGCTGAGGAAGAAACTGTCAGAGGAGATCCGTACCATCCTCAAATCCCAGCAGATGACCGCCATCCTGGTCACCCATGATCAGAGCGAAGCCTTTGCCATGGCCGACCAGATCGGCATCATGCAACATGGCCGCATCGAGCAATGGGACACCCCTTACAACCTCTACCACCGCCCGGCCAACCGCTTCGTGGCGGACTTCATCGGTGAAGGCGTGTTCCTGCCCGGCCAGGTCATCCGGCACGATCTCCTGGAAATCGAACTAGGAGAGATTCGCGGCACCATGCCAGAAACCTGCTGCCTGGGCTGCACCGCCGACGTCCTGATCCGCCCGGATGACATCCTGCACGACGACGCCAGCCCAGTGAAAGCCAAGGTCATCAACAAAGCCTTCCGTGGCGCTGAGTTCCTCTACACCTTAGAATTGGAAAGCGGCGATCAAGTCCTGTCACTCGTCCCCAGCCACCACAACCACGCGGTGGGGGAGTGGATTGGCATCCGGCTGGAGATCGACCATGTCATTGCGTTTCAGCGGTGA
- a CDS encoding ABC transporter permease, whose product MLIALVPLIPLGIVLSAWLQPPNDVWPHLVETLLPELVANTTWLALGVGVGTSLLGVGLAWLTAIHQFPGRRFFRWALMLPLAMPAYVMAFAIVGLLEFTGPIQTLLREWFGSSAGFPRIRSRSGVILVMSFALYPYVYLLALNAFQSQGRRALEAAQSLGLSRTQGFFKVALPMARPWIIAGVMLAMMETLADFGTVSIFNYDTFTTAIYKAWFQMFSLPAATQLASLLVMVVLALAVAEQHARGHRRYTPAGRTTQQQRIPLLGWQAWGATLACSLVLALAFIVPAMQLVWWAMGIIQHDLDARYIDFVLHSILLAAFAALLVATCALALSYTQRRLPDRTSHWVSRLATLGYAIPGSVLAVGIFVPIAWLDNQLLAYGKAWLPNGTHQILNGTLTVVLLAYLARFMAVGVSPVESAMHRITPSQDEAARSLGLGGLQLIRRVHLPQLNAGLLSAMLLVFVDVMKEMPITLMTRPFGWDTLAIRVFEMTSEGEWQRAALPAISLVIAGLLPVLLLMRQTDQSTSDVSN is encoded by the coding sequence ATGCTGATCGCGCTGGTGCCCTTGATCCCGCTCGGCATCGTGCTGTCTGCCTGGCTGCAGCCGCCCAACGATGTCTGGCCGCATCTGGTCGAGACCCTGTTGCCCGAGCTGGTTGCCAACACCACCTGGCTGGCGCTAGGGGTGGGCGTCGGCACATCCTTGCTGGGCGTTGGCCTGGCGTGGCTGACTGCCATCCACCAGTTCCCGGGCAGGCGGTTCTTCCGTTGGGCCCTGATGCTGCCTTTGGCCATGCCTGCTTATGTGATGGCATTCGCCATCGTCGGCTTGCTGGAATTCACCGGGCCAATCCAGACTTTGCTGCGTGAATGGTTTGGCAGCAGCGCGGGGTTCCCCCGCATCCGCTCCCGAAGTGGCGTGATACTGGTGATGAGCTTCGCGCTCTATCCCTATGTCTATCTATTGGCGCTGAACGCCTTTCAGAGCCAAGGCCGGCGCGCCCTGGAGGCCGCCCAATCACTGGGCCTCTCCCGCACTCAGGGCTTCTTCAAGGTGGCGTTGCCCATGGCGCGGCCCTGGATCATCGCAGGTGTCATGCTGGCCATGATGGAAACCCTGGCGGACTTCGGCACCGTCTCCATCTTCAACTACGACACCTTCACCACCGCGATTTATAAAGCCTGGTTCCAGATGTTCTCGCTACCCGCCGCCACCCAACTGGCCTCCTTGTTGGTCATGGTGGTGCTGGCTCTGGCCGTGGCTGAACAACACGCCCGTGGCCATCGGCGTTACACCCCCGCAGGCCGTACCACCCAGCAGCAGCGCATCCCCCTACTGGGCTGGCAAGCCTGGGGTGCCACCTTGGCGTGCAGCCTGGTCTTGGCCTTGGCTTTCATCGTCCCAGCCATGCAGCTTGTCTGGTGGGCCATGGGCATCATTCAGCATGATCTCGACGCCCGCTACATCGATTTCGTCCTGCACTCGATCCTGTTGGCAGCTTTTGCCGCCCTGCTGGTCGCCACCTGCGCACTGGCGCTGTCCTACACCCAGCGTCGGCTGCCTGATCGCACCAGCCACTGGGTATCACGGCTGGCCACCCTTGGCTACGCCATTCCTGGCTCGGTGTTGGCGGTGGGCATCTTTGTGCCGATCGCCTGGTTGGACAATCAATTGCTGGCCTATGGCAAAGCCTGGCTGCCAAACGGCACCCACCAAATCCTCAATGGCACGCTGACAGTCGTGTTGCTGGCATATCTCGCCCGCTTCATGGCCGTGGGAGTAAGCCCGGTCGAATCCGCCATGCACCGCATCACCCCCAGCCAGGACGAGGCCGCACGCAGCCTGGGGCTGGGCGGCCTGCAGCTGATCCGACGTGTCCATCTGCCGCAACTGAACGCCGGTCTGTTATCCGCCATGCTGCTGGTGTTTGTGGATGTCATGAAGGAGATGCCCATCACCTTGATGACCCGCCCATTCGGCTGGGATACCCTGGCCATCCGCGTCTTCGAAATGACCAGTGAGGGCGAGTGGCAACGCGCCGCATTACCCGCCATCTCACTCGTCATCGCGGGCCTTTTGCCGGTCCTGCTGCTGATGCGCCAGACCGACCAATCCACCTCAGACGTAAGCAATTAA
- a CDS encoding extracellular solute-binding protein, with translation MKTRFLTPLALLLATAGFVHAEEVTVYSARNEPLIKPLFDAFTKETGIQVKVHTDKEGPLMAKLQAEGANTPADMLLTVDAGNLWQASNLNLLKPVKSAALEANIPAHLRDPGNQWFGLSVRARTIFFNKEKVNPAELSTYEALADKKWKDRLCLRTSKKVYNQSLVGMMIAEQGEAKAEQVVRGWVNNLATDVFADDTKMLEAIAAGQCDVGIANTYYYGRLVEKNKSLPVGIFWANQKTNGTHVNISGAGITKHAKNEKGAIKLLEWLSSDKAQNLYADVNLEFPANPKIKPDALVASWGDFKHNYVNVAKAGENQVAATKLMDRAGYK, from the coding sequence ATGAAAACACGCTTTCTGACCCCGCTCGCCTTGTTGCTGGCTACCGCAGGTTTCGTTCATGCCGAAGAAGTCACCGTCTACTCCGCACGGAACGAGCCCTTGATCAAGCCACTGTTCGATGCCTTCACCAAAGAGACTGGTATTCAGGTCAAGGTACACACCGACAAGGAAGGCCCACTGATGGCCAAGCTGCAGGCAGAAGGCGCCAACACACCTGCTGACATGTTGTTGACCGTCGATGCGGGCAACCTGTGGCAGGCCAGTAATCTGAATCTGCTGAAGCCTGTCAAATCCGCCGCGCTGGAAGCCAACATCCCTGCGCATCTGCGCGACCCAGGCAACCAGTGGTTCGGTCTGAGCGTGCGGGCGCGGACCATTTTCTTCAACAAGGAGAAAGTCAACCCTGCTGAGCTGTCCACCTACGAAGCATTGGCTGACAAAAAATGGAAGGATCGCCTATGCCTGCGTACCTCCAAAAAGGTCTACAACCAGTCGCTGGTAGGCATGATGATTGCTGAACAGGGTGAGGCCAAGGCGGAGCAGGTTGTGCGGGGCTGGGTCAACAATCTGGCTACCGATGTGTTCGCGGATGACACTAAGATGCTGGAAGCAATTGCCGCTGGCCAGTGCGATGTCGGCATTGCCAACACCTACTACTATGGCCGCCTGGTCGAGAAGAACAAGTCGCTGCCGGTCGGCATCTTCTGGGCCAACCAGAAGACCAATGGTACGCACGTCAATATCTCTGGCGCAGGCATCACCAAGCATGCCAAAAATGAAAAAGGTGCCATCAAGCTGCTGGAATGGCTCTCATCTGACAAGGCTCAAAACCTCTATGCCGATGTGAATCTGGAATTCCCTGCCAACCCCAAGATCAAGCCGGATGCGTTGGTAGCCAGCTGGGGGGATTTCAAGCACAACTATGTCAACGTCGCCAAGGCCGGTGAGAATCAAGTGGCCGCTACCAAGCTGATGGATCGCGCTGGCTATAAATAA
- a CDS encoding Hsp20/alpha crystallin family protein: MANIRPAFDNVFDDLLKGFFVRPVQFADQPELQIKMDVKEDDRAYTVHADIPGVKKEDIHVTIDGSLVAISAEVKRESDTKDGEKLLRSERYYGKVSRSFQLAQDVDQSEAVASYKDGVLELRLPKRQQSATKRLTIS; encoded by the coding sequence ATGGCCAACATCCGCCCCGCTTTCGACAACGTATTCGATGACTTGTTGAAAGGCTTTTTTGTCCGCCCTGTTCAGTTTGCAGATCAACCTGAGCTGCAGATCAAGATGGATGTGAAGGAAGACGACCGAGCCTATACCGTCCACGCGGATATCCCTGGTGTCAAGAAAGAAGACATCCACGTCACCATCGATGGCAGCCTGGTTGCCATTTCAGCCGAGGTCAAGCGCGAAAGCGACACCAAGGATGGTGAGAAGCTGCTACGTAGCGAGCGCTATTACGGCAAAGTATCCCGTAGCTTCCAGCTGGCGCAAGATGTCGATCAGAGTGAAGCGGTTGCCAGTTACAAAGACGGTGTTCTGGAATTGCGCCTGCCCAAGCGGCAACAAAGCGCCACCAAACGCCTCACCATCTCCTGA